The Triticum aestivum cultivar Chinese Spring chromosome 7B, IWGSC CS RefSeq v2.1, whole genome shotgun sequence genome window below encodes:
- the LOC123158104 gene encoding U5 small nuclear ribonucleoprotein 40 kDa protein translates to MPTPKATRRRRQNPPRTHPTAPPPSSPPTSRPSGRIGETSTPASRRLPAPPARSHLAVTEQQHQRSASARLASPSLGLPRRNVNFTTDLKMYSAPGNNSLALAAPRPGMELGNVQQHPNQAFGLGPGGKQRSSSLEAPIMLLTGHQSAVYCMKFNPAGTVIASGSHDKDIFLWYVHGECKNYMVLRGHKNAILDLHWTTDGSQIISASPDKTLRVWDVETGKQVKKMAEHSSFVNSCCPSRKWPPLVVSGSDDGTAKLWDLRQRGAIQTLPDKFQITAVSFSEAADKVFTGGLDNDVKWWDLRKNEVTESLKGHQDMITGMQLSPDGSYLLTNAMDNELKIWDLRPYAPENRNIKTFTGHQHNFEKTLLKCSWSPDNRKVTAGSADRMVYIWDTTSRRILYKLPGHNGSVNETAFHPTEPIIGSCSSDKQIYLGEL, encoded by the exons ATGCCTACCCCAAAGGCGACTAGACGACGCCGCCAGAATCCTCCACGCACCCACCCGACTgcgccgccgccctcgtctcctCCCACCTCTCGCCCCTCCGGCCGGATCGGCGAAACCTCCACCCCCGCCTCGCGCCGCCTGCCCGCGCCGCCCGCCCGCTCCCACCTCGCCGTCACCGAGCAACAGCATCAGCGGTCTGCGTCCGCGCGCCTGGCTAGCCCCAGCCTAGGGCTTCCGCGCAG GAACGTAAATTTTACTACAGACTTGAAGATGTACTCCGCTCCAGGCAACAACTCTTTGGCTCTTGCAGCCCCACGGCCAGGAATGGAGCTGGGCAACGTGCAGCAACATCCTAACCAGGCTTTTGGCCTTGGGCCTGGTGGGAAACAACGCTCATCCAGTCTGGAGGCGCCGATAATGCTACTCACAGGCCACCAGAGCGCTGTCTACTGCATGAAGTTCAACCCTGCTGGAACTGTGATAGCATCGGGCTCCCATGACAAGGATATCTTCCTGTGGTATGTCCATGGTGAGTGTAAGAACTACATGGTACTGAGAGGGCACAAGAATGCTATCCTTGATCTTCACTGGACCACTGATGGGAGCCAGATAATCTCTGCAAGCCCTGACAAGACTTTGAGGGTTTGGGATGTTGAAACTGGCAAGCAGGTTAAGAAGATGGCTGAGCACTCATCCTTTGTCAACTCATGTTGCCCGTCACGTAAGTGGCCACCTCTTGTTGTGAGTGGATCGGACGACGGTACAGCAAAGCTCTGGGACCTGCGTCAGAGAGGGGCTATCCAAACACTTCCAGACAAGTTCCAGATTACTGCTGTGAGCTTCTCAGAGGCTGCAGATAAGGTTTTCACTGGTGGCCTGGATAATGACGTCAAGTGGTGGGATCTTCGCAAGAATGAAGTCACAGAATCTCTGAAAGGACATCAGGAcatgataactgggatgcagcttAGTCCTGATGGTTCGTACCTCCTCACCAATGCGATGGACAATGAGCTCAAGATCTGGGACCTGCGCCCGTACGCACCAGAGAACCGCAACATCAAGACCTTTACAGGGCATCAGCACAACTTTGAGAAGACCCTGTTGAAGTGCAGCTGGTCACCCGACAATCGCAAGGTCACTGCTGGGAGTGCTGATCGCATGGTCTACATCTGGGACACGACATCGAGGCGGATCCTGTACAAGCTTCCTGGGCACAATGGTTCCGTTAATGAGACCGCTTTCCATCCCACCGAGCCCATCATCGGATCCTGCAGCAGCGACAAGCAGATCTATCTCGGCGAGCTTTAG